The DNA segment CATACGGGCTCACTGACCGGGAACACGGCCGCGTGGGACGCCGCCTTCCGACGGGCCGGCGTCGAACGGGTCCCGGACGTCCCGGATCTTCTCGGGCGGGCGGCCGCCCACGCCGCCTACGAACCCGCGGCGTCGCCGAACGTCTGCATCGCCTCGACCAGCGGCGGACTGGCGAGTCTGCTCGCGGACATGGCCGACGAACGGGACCTGGAGCTGCCCGACATCGCGGGCGAGACGCAGGAGACCCTCTTGGGGATGGAGGACCTGCTCACGTTCGGGGAGCTGCACAACCCCGCCGACGTCCGCGGCTACGGCGCCGACGTCCTCCCCGAAATCGCGGAAGCCCTGTTCGCGGACGAGCGCTTCGACGCCTATCTGTTCGCCATCGGGCTTCCGGCGGTCGACGAGCGCGCCGAATCGATCGCCGACGACGTGCTCCGTGTCGCCGAGGTCGCCGACGCGCCGACGCTCTTTCTCTGGACCGGACGCAAGGAGGCGATGGAGGGTCAGGAACGCCCCCTGCCGTACGAACGCGTTCGCGAGGAGGTCCCGCTGTACTACGATCCCTCGCGGGCGATGGACGCGCTGTCCTCGCTCGTGGGCGCCGGCCGACGGCGGCGAGCGCTCGAACGACGATCCGGAAGCGAGGCGGGAGACGGCCCCGAACCGGCCGCGCGAACTTCGTCCGGACCGGATCCGTCCGGGGGGACGTTGACGTGGACGGAGGCCGCCTCGCTCCTCGAGTCACACGGGATCGAACCGGTCGAGACCCGGCTCGCGACCTCCGCCGAGGAGGCCGCGACGCTCGCGGAGGCGGTCGGCCTCCCGGTCGCGATGAAGGTCGATTCGGCCGACCTCCCCCACCGGACCGACGCGGGCGCGGTCGAGGTCGACGTCGACTCGACGGAGGCGGCCCGGGAGGCTTACGACCGGATCGTCCGGAACGCCGCCGAGTACGATCCCGCGGCGGAGATCGAGGGAGTCCTGATCCAGTCGATGGCCGCCGACGGCGTCGAGGCGCTCGTCGGCGTCACGACCGACGAGACGTTCGGCCCGCTCGTCACGGTCGCGTCCGGCGGCGAGTTCGTCGAACTGTTCGACGACGGCGAGGTGCTCGTCCCCCCGGTTTCGAAGGAGGAGGCCAGGGCGGCGATCGAGCGGACGCACCTGGGGCCGCTTCTGGAGG comes from the Halalkalicoccus sp. CG83 genome and includes:
- a CDS encoding acetate--CoA ligase family protein translates to MQRGRMDALFAPESIAVVGASPDSWYSSQLIDNLLEYGFDGDVHFVNPSRETVWGETCHDSIDAVPEVVDLVVVSVPRQSVVETVRDAAERGTPAAVVITAGFGEADEEGRNLEGELAAVAEEHGIAVCGPNTIGFANTHDETVVTSTCSRKPEKGSIGLVSQSGALAFTTFFERAADEDVGFAYVVATGNEVGLSASDYVEFMAADPRVDVICTYLEGVEDPRRFMEVSRAAVEGGTPVLTVKIGRSDVAEQATMSHTGSLTGNTAAWDAAFRRAGVERVPDVPDLLGRAAAHAAYEPAASPNVCIASTSGGLASLLADMADERDLELPDIAGETQETLLGMEDLLTFGELHNPADVRGYGADVLPEIAEALFADERFDAYLFAIGLPAVDERAESIADDVLRVAEVADAPTLFLWTGRKEAMEGQERPLPYERVREEVPLYYDPSRAMDALSSLVGAGRRRRALERRSGSEAGDGPEPAARTSSGPDPSGGTLTWTEAASLLESHGIEPVETRLATSAEEAATLAEAVGLPVAMKVDSADLPHRTDAGAVEVDVDSTEAAREAYDRIVRNAAEYDPAAEIEGVLIQSMAADGVEALVGVTTDETFGPLVTVASGGEFVELFDDGEVLVPPVSKEEARAAIERTHLGPLLEGHRDRHGGDADALAELVVRIGDLAVSHPRLEELDLNPVLVDGTGVSIVDVLVRIGAKEDG